A window of Panicum virgatum strain AP13 chromosome 8K, P.virgatum_v5, whole genome shotgun sequence contains these coding sequences:
- the LOC120644672 gene encoding nicotianamine aminotransferase 1-like, translating into MENGAGNGVAVAAAEAWNFAPNEALLGLTALSVRGVLGRVKAGMVAGGGGARPVVPMGHGDPSAFPCFRTAPEAVDAVAGALRSGEHNSYPTSVGLEPARRSIAKYLSRDLPYELSPDDIYLTSGCTQAIEIICSVLARPGANILLPRPGYLFYEARAAFNGMEARYFDLLPEKDWEVDIDCVQALADKNTIAMVIVNPGNPCGNVYSYEHLAKVAETAQKLGIFVITDEVYAHLTFGERKFVPMGVFGTVVPVFTLGSISKRWVVPGWRLGWIVTNDPNGVFKRTKVVDCIKSYLDISSDPPTFVQGAIPKLLENTKVEFFNRTVKILRETADICWEKLKGINSITCPSKPEGSMFVMVKLDLSCLQDIKDDMDFCCRLAKEELVVLLPGCAVGYKNWLRITFAIDPSSLEDGLDRLKSFCLRHSKPAK; encoded by the exons ATGGAGAACGGCGCCGGCAACGgggtggccgtggcggcggcggaggcctggAACTTCGCGCCGAACGAGGCCCTCCTGGGCCTGACGGCGCTCTCGGTGCGCGGCGTGCTGGGCAGGGTGAAGGCCGggatggtggccggcggcggcggggcccggcCGGTGGTCCCGATGGGCCACGGCGACCCGTCGGCGTTCCCGTGCTTCCGCACCGCACCGGAGGCCGtggacgccgtcgccggcgctctCCGGTCCGGGGAGCACAACTCCTACCCCACCAGCGTTGGCCTTGAGCCCGCACGGAG GTCCATCGCGAAGTACTTATCCCGTGATCTGCCATATGAATTATCACCAGATGACATCTACCTGACAAGCGGCTGTACTCAAGCAATTGAGATAATCTGCTCTGTTTTAGCTCGTCCTGGTGCCAACATCTTGCTTCCAAGGCCTGGCTACCTGTTCTATGAGGCGCGTGCTGCTTTCAATGGCATGGAAGCTCGGTATTTTGATCTTCTACCTGAGAAGGATTGGGAGGTTGATATTGATTGCGTCCAAGCTCTTGCCGACAAGAACACCATTGCCATGGTCATTGTCAACCCAGGAAACCCTTGTGGCAATGTCTACTCCTATGAGCACCTAGCCAAG GTTGCCGAGACCGCGCAGAAGCTTGGCATATTTGTAATCACAGATGAGGTGTATGCACACTTGACATTTGGGGAGAGGAAATTTGTACCCATGGGTGTGTTTGGGACAGTGGTTCCTGTGTTCACACTAGGGTCGATATCAAAGAGATGGGTGGTACCTGGATGGCGGCTTGGTTGGATTGTTACCAATGATCCTAATGGTGTATTTAAGAGGACCAAG GTTGTTGACTGTATCAAAAGCTACCTTGATATCTCCTCTGATCCTCCAACATTTGTCCAG GGAGCAATTCCAAAACTCCTGGAGAACACAAAGGTGGAATTCTTCAACAGAACTGTTAAAATTCTTAGAGAAACTGCAGATATATGCTGGGAGAAACTGAAGGGCATCAATTCCATCACATGCCCGAGCAAACCTGAGGGATCCATGTTTGTAATG GTGAAATTGGACCTATCCTGCCTGCAAGACATCAAAGATGACATGGACTTCTGCTGCCGGCTGGCAAAGGAAGAATTAGTGGTTCTTCTTCCAG GATGTGCTGTGGGATACAAGAATTGGCTCCGAATCACCTTCGCAATTGATCCATCTTCTCTAGAAGACGGCCTTGACAGGCTCAAGTCCTTCTGCTTGCGACACAGCAAGCCGGCAAAGTGA